A portion of the Pedobacter cryoconitis genome contains these proteins:
- a CDS encoding SOS response-associated peptidase, producing MCARYTLTKAQKDLLIRYQVKFPAGYKPNYNLAPTQKGLVITADEPDTAQLMHFGLVPYWAQSTKLDFSTLNARSEEIMGKKTFAPLITHRKTCLVLADGFYEWDKKTGETLPYRFVLKDRDLFAFAGLWSQWKDQFSGEVYRSFTIMTTQANETVGKVHAPKFRMPVILSREEEALWLSKDLGTPDLLNLCKAYPDELMDCYRVDKAVNATVIKGVINNRPELIQAIN from the coding sequence ATGTGTGCACGCTATACGCTTACTAAAGCCCAAAAGGACTTATTAATCCGTTATCAAGTCAAATTTCCTGCCGGTTACAAACCCAACTATAACCTTGCACCTACGCAAAAAGGATTGGTAATTACTGCTGATGAGCCTGATACCGCACAACTGATGCATTTTGGACTGGTCCCTTACTGGGCCCAAAGTACCAAACTTGATTTTTCTACGCTGAATGCACGTTCCGAAGAAATCATGGGTAAAAAAACGTTTGCACCACTGATTACACATCGCAAAACTTGTTTAGTGCTGGCAGATGGCTTTTATGAATGGGACAAAAAAACCGGAGAAACTTTGCCTTATCGTTTTGTGTTGAAGGATAGGGATTTATTTGCTTTTGCCGGACTTTGGAGCCAGTGGAAAGATCAGTTTTCAGGAGAAGTCTACCGTTCCTTTACCATTATGACTACGCAGGCTAATGAAACCGTGGGAAAAGTCCATGCGCCTAAATTTAGAATGCCGGTTATACTCAGCAGGGAAGAAGAAGCGCTTTGGCTAAGTAAAGATTTGGGAACTCCCGATCTGTTGAATCTTTGCAAAGCTTATCCGGATGAATTGATGGATTGCTACAGAGTAGACAAAGCTGTAAATGCAACGGTGATTAAAGGGGTGATTAATAACCGGCCTGAACTCATACAGGCAATCAATTGA
- a CDS encoding alpha/beta fold hydrolase, with product MKKITLLIFAMLFSTLSFSQDIIKLFNRSTDFFDLMNQKKFTEAQAYFDPSVSAKVSVEDLQKLWGVFNEKLGKFESANGVESKVNGDFFIVIVDGKFANATQGFRLIYNKAGNMIGFTPAPNKSEAKYLNPAYADTTLYAEKEIYVKTPGHSLVGILTTPKNTKNFPIVVLVHGSGPGDMDETVGPNKPFKDLAAGFAAKGIASIRYVKRTRIYSGEFGKAFTVKEEVIDDAVAAVALAATIPDIDKKQIYLMGHSLGGMLAPRIAGLAPELSGLILAAAPARSFTDVIIEQEKDVFNATKDTTQATKAKFAAINKELERTRLVALGNMKADSAILGLPVSYWIDLNKYNQVEVAKKINKQRMLVVQGGNDFQVSTRDYDLWDAALNKKKNVTLKLYPDLNHLLSSQVEKGDISQYATASSVSETLINDLVAWIKLNSKK from the coding sequence ATGAAGAAAATTACGCTACTAATCTTTGCAATGCTGTTCTCTACCTTGTCATTTTCGCAAGATATTATTAAACTGTTTAACCGCTCTACCGACTTTTTTGACCTGATGAATCAAAAGAAATTTACCGAAGCACAGGCATATTTTGATCCAAGCGTATCCGCAAAAGTTTCTGTCGAAGATTTACAGAAACTTTGGGGTGTTTTTAACGAGAAACTAGGGAAATTTGAATCTGCAAACGGTGTTGAAAGTAAAGTTAATGGCGACTTTTTTATTGTTATTGTGGACGGAAAATTTGCGAATGCTACGCAAGGATTCAGGCTGATCTACAATAAAGCTGGAAATATGATCGGTTTTACTCCTGCACCCAATAAATCAGAAGCAAAATATCTGAATCCTGCTTATGCAGATACCACCTTATATGCAGAAAAAGAAATTTATGTAAAGACTCCAGGGCATAGCCTGGTTGGAATATTAACTACACCAAAAAATACAAAGAATTTTCCAATTGTAGTCCTGGTACATGGTTCCGGGCCTGGCGATATGGATGAAACAGTAGGCCCAAACAAACCTTTCAAAGATCTGGCTGCTGGTTTTGCTGCAAAAGGAATAGCCAGCATACGTTATGTCAAAAGAACAAGAATTTATAGCGGTGAATTTGGAAAAGCATTCACGGTAAAGGAAGAAGTGATTGATGATGCAGTGGCGGCAGTAGCCCTGGCTGCTACAATTCCTGATATTGATAAAAAACAAATTTACCTGATGGGGCATAGCCTTGGGGGAATGCTGGCCCCAAGAATAGCTGGCCTGGCACCAGAATTAAGTGGATTAATCCTGGCAGCTGCTCCAGCCAGAAGTTTTACTGATGTAATCATTGAACAGGAAAAAGATGTATTCAATGCAACTAAGGATACTACACAGGCTACCAAAGCTAAGTTTGCTGCTATCAATAAAGAGCTGGAAAGAACCAGGCTGGTTGCTTTGGGTAATATGAAAGCTGACTCTGCGATTTTAGGTTTGCCAGTATCTTACTGGATCGATCTGAATAAATACAATCAGGTAGAGGTTGCAAAAAAAATAAACAAACAACGTATGCTGGTTGTACAAGGAGGTAACGATTTTCAGGTTTCAACCCGTGACTATGATTTATGGGACGCTGCACTGAATAAAAAGAAGAACGTAACCTTGAAATTATATCCTGATTTGAACCATTTACTAAGTTCTCAGGTAGAAAAAGGCGATATCAGTCAATATGCAACGGCATCCAGCGTGTCTGAAACATTGATCAACGACCTTGTAGCCTGGATAAAACTGAACAGTAAAAAATAA
- a CDS encoding SPFH domain-containing protein, translating into MKVEKIVTPFNGYLVIFLLIATAGLLAYAISDQQIILIIACIPIFIILAKGLIIVSPNSSKVLLLFGKYKGSIKHNGMFWINPLYTRFSYSLRARNFESEKIKVNDKMGNPILISVILVWRVKDTFKVAFEVDNYTTFIKIQTDSAVRKLAGSFPYDHFEDETATITLSTNFDDVNISLEKELAERLDIAGIEVIESRIGYLAYAPEIAHSMLRRQQASAVVAARHKIVEGAVGMVESALKLLADKKIIEFDDDRKAAMVSNLMVVLCGDSETKPVINTGTLNQ; encoded by the coding sequence ATGAAAGTAGAAAAGATCGTTACGCCCTTTAATGGTTATCTGGTTATCTTCCTTTTAATTGCTACTGCGGGTTTATTAGCTTATGCCATAAGTGACCAGCAAATTATCCTGATTATAGCCTGTATTCCTATATTTATTATTTTGGCTAAGGGGTTAATTATTGTCAGCCCAAATAGTTCAAAAGTGTTGCTGCTTTTTGGGAAGTATAAAGGGAGCATTAAACATAATGGGATGTTCTGGATCAATCCATTATATACCAGGTTTAGTTATTCCCTGCGTGCGAGAAACTTTGAAAGTGAAAAAATCAAGGTGAATGATAAAATGGGAAACCCGATTCTGATTAGTGTAATCTTGGTCTGGAGAGTGAAAGATACTTTTAAAGTAGCTTTTGAGGTAGACAATTATACTACATTTATCAAAATACAAACAGATTCAGCAGTAAGGAAACTGGCGGGTTCTTTTCCATATGATCATTTCGAAGACGAAACGGCTACGATTACTTTAAGTACAAACTTTGATGATGTAAATATTTCGCTGGAAAAAGAGTTGGCAGAAAGACTTGACATTGCGGGTATAGAGGTTATAGAATCAAGAATCGGATATCTGGCTTATGCCCCTGAGATTGCACATTCTATGCTGAGAAGACAACAGGCCTCTGCTGTGGTTGCAGCGCGTCACAAAATTGTGGAAGGTGCTGTCGGGATGGTAGAAAGCGCACTTAAACTGTTGGCTGATAAGAAAATCATTGAGTTTGATGATGACAGAAAAGCAGCGATGGTCAGTAATTTAATGGTTGTCCTTTGTGGTGATAGCGAGACAAAACCCGTTATCAATACCGGGACATTAAATCAATAA
- a CDS encoding HAD family hydrolase, which translates to MTKFKALLFDLDGTLVDSEHFHYRVWNEILAESDVQLEYSDFLLNFAGIPLPGNAKRLKELYEIASPLEVLITRKEELTNERLRTSTIELMPYVAETMDFFLTKGMAMALVTASKRPDVDELFKKNGLGKYFKLLVTRSDVTKSKPDPESYNLAVQGIGFPKNECLVFEDTVNGLLAAKNADLTCFAIQGEEESHVKLASADRIFKDFRAATAYIKANELI; encoded by the coding sequence ATGACGAAATTTAAAGCACTGCTTTTTGATTTAGACGGTACACTTGTAGATTCAGAACATTTTCATTACCGGGTATGGAATGAGATATTAGCAGAATCTGATGTTCAGCTCGAATACTCAGATTTCCTTCTGAACTTTGCCGGTATCCCTTTGCCGGGAAATGCTAAAAGGTTAAAAGAGTTATATGAAATAGCATCGCCTCTGGAGGTGTTGATTACCAGGAAAGAAGAGCTGACTAATGAGCGCTTAAGGACGAGTACCATTGAATTGATGCCATATGTAGCCGAAACAATGGACTTCTTTTTAACAAAAGGTATGGCCATGGCCCTCGTTACAGCGAGTAAAAGACCTGATGTAGACGAATTGTTTAAGAAAAACGGACTTGGAAAATATTTCAAACTACTAGTGACCAGGAGCGATGTGACTAAAAGCAAGCCGGATCCGGAATCTTATAATCTTGCTGTTCAGGGAATTGGATTTCCTAAAAATGAATGCCTGGTATTTGAGGATACGGTGAACGGGTTATTAGCAGCTAAGAATGCTGATTTAACTTGTTTTGCCATTCAGGGTGAAGAAGAAAGTCATGTGAAGCTTGCCAGTGCTGACCGGATATTTAAAGACTTCAGAGCGGCTACAGCCTATATCAAAGCAAATGAACTGATCTGA
- a CDS encoding DinB family protein has product MTAQSIQRLQYLCNTIPQLLNEIDAPVFSLKPAPAQWSKKEIIGHLIDSAVANHKRFVRGQFEDIPRITYDQNSCNTYNYYQQIDGKQIISFWTAYNNQILALIQLMPEAALERLCFTGEQKCVSLAFLFDDYVQHLEHHLKQVVPY; this is encoded by the coding sequence ATGACCGCACAATCAATTCAAAGACTACAATACTTATGTAATACGATACCTCAGCTTTTGAATGAAATTGACGCTCCTGTATTTTCCTTAAAACCCGCTCCTGCCCAATGGAGTAAGAAAGAAATCATCGGTCATCTTATTGATAGTGCTGTGGCTAATCATAAGCGTTTTGTAAGAGGACAGTTTGAAGATATCCCAAGAATCACATACGACCAGAACAGTTGCAATACCTATAATTATTATCAGCAAATTGATGGTAAGCAAATCATTTCTTTCTGGACGGCTTATAACAATCAAATCTTAGCATTGATTCAACTGATGCCCGAAGCCGCACTAGAGCGGTTATGTTTTACCGGAGAACAAAAGTGTGTATCCCTGGCCTTTTTATTCGATGATTATGTGCAACATTTAGAGCATCACTTGAAACAGGTGGTACCTTATTAA
- a CDS encoding DUF892 family protein — MVDQLRAQGLQDFFIQCLQDLYIAEKKLINCAAALSIAAFTEELQRALIAQSEEASLRVQRLDIIFDSMNQQVGKGNCDIIEILSEKAASIVKTVETGTALRDAAIIYAVQLIAHYKIASYGSLISLLAELDYPKAKMLLKDCLAEEKAADAYLTKIAVEFINPAAQSESG; from the coding sequence ATGGTAGATCAACTCAGAGCGCAAGGCTTGCAAGATTTCTTTATTCAGTGTTTGCAAGATCTATATATAGCCGAAAAAAAACTAATTAATTGTGCCGCCGCACTATCTATAGCCGCATTTACTGAAGAACTGCAACGCGCATTAATCGCACAGTCAGAAGAGGCCAGTTTGCGCGTACAACGCCTGGATATCATTTTTGATAGCATGAACCAGCAAGTGGGGAAGGGGAATTGCGATATTATTGAAATTCTAAGTGAAAAGGCAGCTTCTATAGTAAAAACAGTAGAAACCGGCACTGCATTGAGAGATGCGGCAATAATTTACGCCGTTCAACTGATTGCGCATTACAAAATAGCTAGTTATGGAAGTTTAATCTCTTTACTGGCAGAGCTGGATTATCCAAAAGCTAAAATGCTATTGAAAGATTGTCTTGCTGAGGAGAAAGCTGCTGATGCTTATTTAACGAAAATTGCAGTTGAGTTTATTAATCCTGCAGCACAAAGTGAATCAGGCTAA
- the dapB gene encoding 4-hydroxy-tetrahydrodipicolinate reductase — MTTKKKIRVCVAGATGWAGSELCKGIVLTADLELVSAVSRKSAGKDLNELLNLSNKQKIPVFGTIEEALAIPCDVLVEYTKPDIAKHQVITAIQHGVNVVVGASGLSDADYEEIGAVADENKQAVLAVGNFAISVVLLNKFAEMAAKYMPNWEIIDYASDAKVDSPSGSTLELANKLAKVSASNKTIPIEDTKGIKETRGADINGMQVHSVRLPGYVIALETIFGMEDEKLILKHEAGNSAKPYVQGALLAIRKVDTFTGLKRGLDNVMDFNS; from the coding sequence ATGACAACGAAGAAAAAAATACGTGTATGTGTTGCAGGAGCAACTGGCTGGGCCGGTTCAGAACTTTGTAAGGGGATTGTTTTAACAGCCGATCTGGAATTAGTTTCAGCAGTATCGCGTAAAAGTGCAGGTAAAGATTTGAACGAATTGCTGAACTTATCCAACAAGCAGAAGATTCCTGTTTTCGGAACAATAGAAGAGGCTTTGGCTATTCCCTGCGATGTTTTAGTAGAGTATACAAAGCCTGATATTGCAAAGCATCAGGTAATTACAGCCATTCAGCATGGAGTTAACGTTGTAGTCGGGGCATCAGGGCTTTCTGATGCAGACTATGAGGAGATCGGTGCGGTAGCTGATGAAAATAAACAAGCTGTACTTGCTGTTGGGAATTTTGCAATTAGTGTGGTATTGTTAAACAAGTTTGCAGAAATGGCTGCGAAGTACATGCCGAACTGGGAAATTATTGATTATGCAAGTGACGCCAAGGTAGATTCCCCAAGCGGAAGTACGCTGGAACTTGCAAACAAGTTAGCTAAGGTTAGCGCATCCAACAAGACTATTCCGATTGAAGATACAAAAGGAATTAAGGAAACCCGGGGTGCAGACATCAATGGAATGCAGGTACATTCGGTGAGGTTACCTGGTTATGTAATTGCGCTGGAAACTATTTTTGGAATGGAGGATGAAAAACTGATCCTTAAGCATGAGGCTGGAAATAGTGCAAAACCTTATGTTCAGGGAGCCTTATTAGCCATCAGGAAAGTTGATACTTTTACGGGTTTGAAAAGAGGTTTGGACAATGTAATGGACTTTAATTCATAA